The following coding sequences lie in one Lelliottia jeotgali genomic window:
- a CDS encoding DNA cytosine methyltransferase, protein MEKSKQLRKCMTPEELHLWYLLRGRRFYGFKFRRQMPIGSYIVDFSCFEARLIVELDGGQHQDDYEYDLRRTAFLNASGWRVIRFWNNEFRTNEEGVLGAILDGLSRLVPSPQPSPCTVRGHGRQVFGDIVNTI, encoded by the coding sequence ATGGAAAAATCTAAACAACTCCGCAAATGTATGACCCCCGAAGAACTTCACCTCTGGTATTTACTCCGGGGACGTCGTTTTTACGGGTTCAAGTTTCGTCGCCAGATGCCCATAGGGTCATACATTGTGGATTTTTCCTGCTTTGAGGCAAGGTTGATTGTCGAGCTTGATGGCGGCCAGCATCAGGATGATTATGAGTATGACTTACGCAGGACGGCGTTTTTGAACGCCAGCGGCTGGCGAGTGATTCGTTTCTGGAATAATGAATTCAGGACGAATGAGGAAGGGGTGTTGGGTGCCATTTTGGACGGTTTGAGTCGTCTGGTCCCCTCACCCCAGCCCTCTCCCTGTACGGTCCGGGGACATGGTAGACAGGTGTTCGGGGACATAGTGAACACTATTTAA
- a CDS encoding tRNA (guanine46-N7-)-methyltransferase — MKNDVISPEFDENGRPLRRIRSFVRRQGRLTKGQQHALDNYWPVMGVEFSEQPVDFSELFGRDAPITLEIGFGMGSSLVTMAKARPEQNFLGIEVHSPGVGACLATAHEEDVENLRVMCHDAVEVLHKMIPDNSLNMVQLFFPDPWHKARHNKRRIVQAEFAELVKSKLKLGGVFHMATDWEPYAEHMLEVMSSLDGYKNLSENNDYVPRPDSRPVTKFEQRGHRLGHGVWDLMFERVK, encoded by the coding sequence ATGAAAAACGACGTCATCTCACCGGAATTTGATGAAAACGGTCGCCCGCTGCGCCGTATTCGCAGCTTTGTCCGCCGTCAGGGCCGCCTGACAAAAGGGCAGCAACATGCGCTGGATAACTACTGGCCGGTGATGGGCGTTGAGTTCAGCGAACAACCCGTCGACTTCTCCGAGCTGTTTGGTCGCGATGCGCCGATTACGCTGGAGATCGGCTTCGGCATGGGTTCTTCGCTGGTGACGATGGCGAAAGCGCGCCCGGAGCAGAACTTCCTCGGCATCGAAGTTCACTCACCTGGCGTCGGCGCGTGCCTTGCAACTGCGCACGAAGAGGACGTCGAGAACCTGCGCGTCATGTGCCACGATGCGGTTGAAGTGCTGCACAAAATGATTCCTGACAATTCTTTGAACATGGTTCAGCTCTTTTTCCCTGACCCGTGGCACAAAGCACGTCATAATAAGCGCCGTATCGTTCAGGCAGAATTTGCTGAGCTTGTGAAAAGTAAGCTAAAACTGGGCGGTGTCTTCCATATGGCCACCGACTGGGAACCTTACGCGGAACACATGCTGGAAGTGATGTCGTCGCTCGACGGGTATAAAAACCTGTCTGAAAACAACGACTATGTACCGCGACCGGATTCACGTCCGGTAACGAAATTTGAACAGCGTGGCCATCGTCTTGGTCACGGTGTATGGGACTTAATGTTCGAGAGGGTTAAATAA
- a CDS encoding A-G-specific adenine glycosylase gives MTMQASQFSAQVLDWYDKYGRKTLPWQIEKTPYKVWLSEVMLQQTQVATVIPYFERFMERFPTITDLANAPLDEVLHLWTGLGYYARARNLHKAAQQVATLHQGKFPETFDEVAALPGVGRSTAGAVLSLSLGKHFPILDGNVKRVLARCYAVGGWPGKKEVEKRLWEISETVTPAKGVERFNQAMMDLGAIVCTRSKPKCELCPVNNLCVAYANHSWAQYPGKKPKQTIPERTGFMLLMQHGDGVYLAQRPPSGLWGGLYCFPQFENEEGLREWLAQRQISADKLQQLTAFRHTFSHFHLDIVPMWLPVSSFASYMDEGVALWYNLAQPPSVGLAAPVERLLKQLRAGAVV, from the coding sequence ATGACCATGCAAGCCTCTCAATTTTCAGCCCAGGTGCTGGACTGGTACGACAAATACGGGCGTAAAACCCTGCCCTGGCAAATTGAAAAAACGCCGTACAAAGTATGGCTCTCCGAGGTGATGTTGCAACAAACGCAGGTCGCAACGGTTATCCCCTATTTTGAGCGTTTTATGGAGCGGTTCCCGACGATAACCGATCTCGCCAATGCTCCCCTCGATGAAGTGCTGCACCTGTGGACTGGGCTTGGCTACTACGCCCGTGCGCGCAATCTGCATAAAGCGGCACAGCAGGTAGCGACGCTGCATCAGGGCAAATTCCCGGAAACATTCGATGAAGTGGCCGCTCTGCCAGGCGTCGGACGCTCCACGGCGGGCGCGGTGCTTTCTCTTTCACTCGGTAAACATTTCCCGATCCTCGACGGTAACGTGAAACGCGTGCTGGCGCGCTGCTACGCAGTGGGCGGCTGGCCGGGTAAGAAAGAGGTCGAGAAACGCCTGTGGGAGATCAGCGAAACAGTGACGCCAGCGAAAGGCGTTGAACGCTTCAACCAGGCGATGATGGATTTGGGGGCGATCGTCTGTACCCGCTCCAAACCGAAATGCGAACTCTGCCCGGTGAACAACCTCTGCGTGGCCTACGCGAATCATTCCTGGGCGCAGTATCCGGGCAAAAAACCGAAACAGACGATCCCTGAACGCACCGGCTTTATGCTGTTAATGCAGCACGGCGATGGGGTTTACCTTGCTCAGCGTCCACCAAGTGGTTTGTGGGGCGGATTGTATTGCTTTCCACAATTTGAAAACGAAGAGGGATTACGTGAGTGGCTGGCCCAGCGGCAGATTAGTGCCGATAAACTCCAGCAACTGACGGCATTTCGTCACACCTTTAGCCATTTCCATCTGGATATTGTGCCCATGTGGCTTCCCGTGTCCTCCTTCGCCTCTTACATGGATGAAGGCGTGGCTCTCTGGTATAACTTAGCGCAACCGCCATCCGTCGGGCTGGCAGCTCCCGTGGAGCGCCTGTTAAAGCAATTACGTGCCGGAGCCGTGGTTTAG
- a CDS encoding putative Fe(2+)-trafficking protein YggX has protein sequence MARTIFCTYLQRDAEGQDFQLYPGELGKRIFNEISKEAWAQWQQKQTMLINEKKLTMMNPEHRKLLEQEMVNFLFEGKDVHIEGYTPPEK, from the coding sequence ATGGCCAGAACAATTTTTTGTACCTATCTGCAGCGCGACGCCGAAGGGCAGGATTTCCAGCTCTATCCGGGCGAACTGGGTAAGCGCATCTTTAACGAGATTTCTAAAGAGGCATGGGCGCAGTGGCAGCAGAAGCAAACCATGCTCATCAACGAGAAAAAACTCACCATGATGAACCCGGAACACCGCAAGCTGCTGGAACAGGAAATGGTGAACTTCCTGTTCGAAGGCAAAGATGTGCACATTGAAGGCTACACGCCGCCAGAAAAATAA
- a CDS encoding Membrane-bound lytic murein transglycosylase C, giving the protein MMKKLLALALVAPLLVSCSSKKGDSYNEAWVKDTNGFDILMGQFAHNIENIWGFNEVLIAGPKDYVKYTDAYQTRSHINFDDGTITIETIAGTEPAARLRQAIVKTLLMGDDPGSIDLYSDADDITISKEPFLYGQVVDQTGQAIRWEGRATAFADYLLKTRLKSRSNGLKIIYSVTINLVPNHLDKRAHKYVGMVRQASRKYGVDESLILAIMQTESSFNPYAVSRSDALGLMQVVQHSAGKDVFRSQGKSGTPSRSFLFDPASNIDTGTAYLAMLNNVYLGGIDNPTSRRYAVITAYNGGAGSVLRVFSSDKIQAANIINSMAPGDVYSTLTTRHPSAESRRYLYKVNTAQKNYRRR; this is encoded by the coding sequence ATGATGAAAAAATTATTAGCGCTAGCCCTTGTTGCGCCGTTGCTTGTGTCTTGTTCCAGTAAAAAAGGCGATAGCTATAACGAAGCCTGGGTAAAGGACACGAACGGTTTTGACATTCTGATGGGGCAGTTTGCCCATAACATCGAGAATATTTGGGGATTTAATGAAGTTCTTATCGCGGGACCGAAGGATTACGTTAAATATACCGACGCCTATCAGACGCGTAGCCACATCAACTTCGATGACGGTACAATCACGATTGAAACCATCGCCGGTACCGAGCCTGCGGCGCGCTTACGCCAGGCGATCGTCAAAACCCTGCTGATGGGCGACGATCCGGGTTCAATCGACCTCTATTCTGACGCCGACGATATCACCATCTCCAAAGAGCCGTTCCTTTACGGACAAGTTGTCGACCAGACCGGCCAGGCAATCCGCTGGGAAGGACGCGCCACCGCCTTCGCTGATTATCTGCTGAAAACGCGCCTGAAAAGCCGCAGCAACGGCCTGAAAATTATCTACAGCGTGACGATCAATCTGGTGCCGAACCACCTCGACAAACGTGCGCATAAGTACGTGGGCATGGTGCGTCAGGCGTCGCGCAAATATGGCGTGGATGAGTCGTTGATTCTGGCGATCATGCAGACCGAATCCTCCTTTAACCCTTACGCAGTAAGCCGTTCCGACGCCTTAGGGCTGATGCAGGTTGTCCAGCATAGCGCCGGAAAAGATGTGTTCCGTTCGCAGGGTAAATCCGGCACACCGAGCCGCAGCTTCCTGTTCGATCCGGCCAGTAACATTGATACGGGAACCGCCTACCTGGCGATGCTGAACAATGTTTATCTCGGCGGAATTGATAACCCAACGTCACGTCGCTATGCGGTAATCACCGCTTACAACGGCGGTGCGGGCAGCGTACTGCGCGTGTTCTCCAGCGATAAAATCCAGGCCGCAAACATCATCAACAGCATGGCACCAGGGGATGTTTACTCGACGCTGACTACCCGCCACCCTTCCGCCGAATCTCGTCGTTATCTGTATAAGGTGAATACGGCTCAGAAGAATTACCGTCGTAGATAG
- a CDS encoding Nucleoside permease NupG yields MNLKLQLKILSFLQFCLWGSWLTTLGSYMFVTLKFDGASIGAVYSSLGIAAVFMPTLLGIVADKWISAKWLYALCHLVGAGTLFMAAGVTTPGGMFIVILLNSLAYMPTLGLINTISYYRIKSAGLDIVTDFPPIRIWGTIGFIMAMWGVSFAGFELSHMQLYIGAGLSVLLALFTLTLPHIPVSNQQAKQSWSSMLGLDAFALFKNKRMAIFFIFSMLLGAELQITNMFGNTFLHSFDNNPLFSGSFIVEHASVMMSISQISETLFILTIPFFLSRYGIKNVMLISIFAWMLRFGLFAYGDPSAFGTVLLVLSMIVYGCAFDFFNISGSVFVEKEVKPEIRASAQGMFLMMTNGFGCILGGVVSGKVVEMYTTNGITDWQPVWLIFAGYSLVLFFAFIALFKYKHVRVPHGAQPIAH; encoded by the coding sequence ATGAACCTTAAGCTGCAGCTTAAAATATTGTCGTTTCTGCAGTTCTGTCTGTGGGGTAGCTGGCTAACCACGCTCGGCTCCTACATGTTTGTGACGCTCAAGTTCGACGGTGCGTCTATCGGTGCCGTATATAGCTCGCTGGGTATTGCAGCGGTCTTTATGCCAACACTTCTGGGGATCGTGGCGGACAAATGGATCAGCGCAAAATGGCTTTACGCGCTGTGCCATCTGGTGGGAGCAGGAACGCTCTTTATGGCGGCAGGGGTTACAACGCCAGGCGGGATGTTTATTGTTATCCTGCTTAACTCACTGGCCTATATGCCAACGCTGGGACTTATCAACACCATCTCCTACTACCGCATTAAATCCGCTGGTCTGGATATCGTGACCGATTTCCCGCCAATCCGTATCTGGGGCACCATCGGCTTCATCATGGCAATGTGGGGCGTGAGCTTCGCAGGCTTCGAACTGAGCCATATGCAGCTCTACATCGGTGCTGGACTGTCTGTTCTGCTAGCACTGTTCACCCTGACGCTGCCGCACATTCCGGTATCGAATCAGCAGGCAAAACAGAGCTGGAGCTCAATGCTCGGTCTGGACGCATTTGCACTGTTTAAAAACAAACGCATGGCGATCTTCTTTATCTTCTCCATGCTGCTGGGTGCTGAACTGCAAATCACCAACATGTTCGGGAACACCTTCCTGCACAGTTTCGATAACAACCCGCTGTTCTCCGGTAGTTTTATCGTTGAGCATGCATCGGTGATGATGTCGATTTCGCAGATTTCTGAAACTCTGTTCATCCTGACCATTCCGTTCTTCCTGAGCCGTTACGGCATCAAGAACGTGATGCTTATCAGTATCTTTGCATGGATGCTGCGCTTCGGTCTGTTTGCCTATGGCGACCCATCGGCGTTCGGTACCGTACTGCTGGTTCTGTCGATGATTGTTTACGGCTGCGCCTTCGACTTCTTCAACATCTCCGGTTCGGTGTTTGTCGAAAAAGAGGTTAAGCCTGAAATCCGCGCCAGTGCTCAGGGTATGTTCCTGATGATGACCAACGGTTTCGGCTGTATTCTCGGTGGCGTCGTGAGCGGTAAAGTCGTTGAGATGTACACCACAAACGGGATTACCGACTGGCAGCCTGTATGGCTTATCTTCGCCGGTTACTCGCTGGTACTGTTCTTCGCCTTCATCGCACTGTTCAAATACAAACACGTCCGTGTTCCGCATGGTGCTCAGCCAATCGCGCATTAA
- a CDS encoding 2-(5''-triphosphoribosyl)-3'-dephosphocoenzyme-A synthase has protein sequence MTGSLATKPRIKDVPLLAEEALWRELELTPKPGLVDKINTGSHRDMDHALFVRSIAAIAPWFSRFAELGAEHAGKPAAEQLRLIRPMGMACEQAMYAATGGVNTHKGGVFALGLLCFAAGRVKNVNAHTLCCEVSNICSGLVDRELAGRTGRATAGERQYEDFGLAGARGEAQSGFATVRKVLSQWNRHQLHDLLLRLMVVNQDSNLVSRGGMEGLRYVQRYAQHLVANGWDRAALTEMDNALIARNLSPGGSADLLSVGMVLAECCPAALRLPGLQKLEL, from the coding sequence ATGACTGGTTCTCTCGCGACTAAACCGCGCATCAAAGATGTTCCGCTATTAGCGGAAGAGGCGCTATGGCGCGAGTTAGAGCTCACGCCAAAACCGGGGCTGGTGGATAAGATCAACACCGGTTCGCACCGCGATATGGATCATGCGCTCTTTGTTCGCAGCATTGCCGCGATCGCGCCGTGGTTCTCGCGCTTTGCCGAGCTGGGTGCGGAACATGCCGGGAAACCGGCAGCGGAGCAATTGCGCCTGATTCGCCCGATGGGTATGGCCTGCGAGCAGGCCATGTATGCAGCAACGGGAGGTGTAAATACTCACAAAGGCGGCGTTTTCGCGCTGGGGTTACTCTGTTTTGCCGCTGGGCGCGTTAAAAATGTGAATGCGCACACGCTCTGTTGTGAGGTGAGTAACATTTGCAGCGGGCTGGTGGATCGCGAACTGGCTGGGCGTACGGGCAGGGCAACCGCCGGTGAGCGGCAATATGAGGATTTTGGTTTAGCCGGCGCGCGTGGTGAAGCGCAAAGCGGCTTCGCAACGGTTAGAAAAGTGTTATCGCAGTGGAATCGTCATCAATTGCATGACTTGTTATTACGCCTAATGGTGGTGAATCAGGACAGTAATCTGGTATCGCGCGGTGGCATGGAAGGGCTGCGCTATGTGCAGCGATACGCTCAGCATCTCGTGGCTAATGGCTGGGATCGGGCCGCGCTGACAGAGATGGATAACGCGCTGATTGCACGAAATTTAAGTCCAGGAGGCAGTGCGGATTTACTGTCGGTGGGAATGGTGCTGGCAGAGTGTTGCCCGGCGGCACTGCGCTTGCCGGGCCTACAAAAGCTCGAACTGTAG
- a CDS encoding Apo-citrate lyase phosphoribosyl-dephospho-CoA transferase, whose translation MTIATPAHAGVSLAQMLAAKESRAARQADWLTHYQQPVISLTLVTPGDIKDSLRYRNTMGVALQMCDQLLWEHRWRVLDRQVLWLPTGPEALWCVEHQASEIKAHCAELEQTHPLGRLWDLDVICPDAGHVGRRSLGENMRRCLLCDEPAHACSRSRQHPVEQVVARVEKMIDDWFSRD comes from the coding sequence ATGACAATTGCGACACCCGCGCATGCGGGTGTTAGCTTGGCGCAAATGCTGGCGGCGAAAGAGAGCCGCGCGGCACGCCAGGCTGACTGGCTCACGCACTATCAACAACCGGTGATTTCGCTGACCCTGGTCACGCCCGGTGATATCAAAGATAGCCTGCGCTATCGAAACACTATGGGTGTGGCGCTGCAGATGTGCGATCAACTGCTGTGGGAACACCGCTGGCGGGTACTGGATCGCCAGGTGCTATGGCTGCCAACGGGGCCAGAAGCTCTGTGGTGTGTGGAACATCAGGCATCTGAAATCAAAGCCCACTGCGCCGAACTGGAACAGACGCACCCGCTGGGGCGGCTGTGGGATTTGGACGTGATTTGCCCAGATGCCGGACATGTCGGACGACGCTCTCTGGGTGAGAATATGCGCAGGTGTCTTCTCTGCGACGAACCCGCTCACGCTTGTTCTCGCTCGCGTCAGCATCCGGTCGAGCAGGTTGTCGCCCGCGTGGAGAAGATGATCGATGACTGGTTCTCTCGCGACTAA
- a CDS encoding Citrate lyase alpha chain, whose product MNQTELLHLNFPHLRDLQPFDTAHSATPWLADVEEKQRRKLCETVEEAVKRCGLQDGMTISFHHAFREGDRVINTVVALLAKMGFKNLTLASSSLMTCNDVLIEHIQSGVISRIYTSGMRGKLADAISHGLMDEPVQIHSHGGRVKLLQDGELNIDVAFLGVPCSDEFGNANGTQGKSCCGSLGYAMVDAHFARKVVLLTEELVPFPNMPASLVQDRVDYVVQVESVGDPAKISVGAARVTSNPRELMIARYAADVIEHSGYFKNGFSMQTGSGAAATACTRFMGEKMERSGVKARFALGGITGSLVDLHEKGLIEKLLDTQCFDGQAAASLAHNPNHVEISTNVYANPGSKAASCDRLDVVILSALEIDVAFNVNVITGSDGVMRGASGGHCDVAAAANLTIVVAPLLRSRIPTVVKRVTTRLTPGESIDVLVTDHGIAVNPARLEIRERLEAAGLKIVDIEALYARAISLTGEPKPIEFTDKIVGVIRYRDGSVIDTVRQVKES is encoded by the coding sequence ATGAATCAGACAGAACTTCTCCACCTGAATTTCCCCCACCTGCGGGATCTGCAACCCTTTGATACGGCCCATAGCGCTACGCCGTGGCTGGCTGATGTTGAAGAAAAACAGCGTCGCAAGCTTTGCGAAACCGTTGAAGAGGCGGTTAAGCGTTGCGGCTTGCAGGACGGGATGACTATCTCGTTCCATCATGCATTTCGCGAAGGCGACCGGGTGATTAATACCGTCGTCGCGCTGCTGGCTAAAATGGGCTTTAAAAATTTGACCCTGGCGTCCAGCTCGCTGATGACCTGCAACGATGTGCTGATCGAGCATATCCAGAGCGGCGTGATCTCCCGGATCTACACCTCCGGGATGCGCGGCAAACTGGCTGACGCCATCTCTCACGGGCTGATGGACGAGCCGGTGCAGATCCACTCCCACGGCGGACGCGTGAAGCTTCTGCAGGACGGCGAGCTGAACATCGACGTCGCGTTCCTCGGCGTGCCGTGCAGCGATGAGTTTGGTAATGCCAACGGAACTCAGGGTAAATCCTGCTGCGGCTCGCTGGGCTATGCGATGGTCGATGCTCATTTTGCCCGCAAAGTGGTGCTGCTCACGGAAGAACTTGTGCCGTTCCCGAACATGCCCGCCAGCCTGGTGCAGGATCGCGTGGACTATGTCGTGCAGGTCGAAAGTGTGGGCGATCCGGCGAAGATCAGCGTCGGTGCGGCACGCGTCACCAGCAACCCTCGAGAGCTGATGATTGCCCGCTATGCGGCGGACGTGATTGAACACTCTGGCTATTTCAAAAACGGTTTCTCGATGCAGACCGGCTCCGGCGCGGCGGCCACCGCCTGCACCCGCTTTATGGGCGAGAAAATGGAGCGCAGCGGCGTGAAAGCCCGCTTCGCACTGGGTGGGATCACCGGCAGCCTTGTCGATCTGCACGAGAAAGGGCTGATCGAAAAACTGCTCGATACCCAGTGTTTTGACGGTCAGGCAGCGGCCTCGCTGGCGCACAATCCGAATCACGTGGAGATCTCCACCAACGTCTACGCTAATCCCGGCAGCAAAGCGGCCAGCTGCGATCGGCTCGACGTGGTGATCCTCAGTGCTCTAGAAATTGACGTCGCTTTCAACGTCAACGTCATTACCGGTTCCGACGGCGTGATGCGCGGGGCATCAGGCGGGCACTGCGATGTGGCGGCGGCCGCGAACCTGACGATTGTCGTCGCACCGCTGCTGCGTAGCCGTATCCCGACGGTGGTGAAACGTGTGACTACGCGCTTAACGCCAGGTGAAAGTATCGACGTGCTGGTGACCGATCACGGAATTGCTGTCAATCCTGCGCGCCTGGAGATCCGCGAGCGGCTGGAGGCGGCGGGACTGAAAATTGTCGATATCGAGGCGCTATATGCGCGGGCAATTTCGCTCACCGGCGAGCCGAAACCGATTGAATTTACCGACAAAATCGTCGGTGTGATCCGCTACCGTGATGGCAGCGTGATCGACACTGTCCGACAGGTTAAGGAGTCATAA
- a CDS encoding Citrate lyase beta chain, whose protein sequence is MNKLRRSMLFLPGANAAMLSTAFIYRPDSIMFDLEDAVALREKDTARLLVFHALQHPMYQDIETVVRINPLSTPFGLQDLEAAVRAGVDVIRLPKTDTPEDIFELEGHLERIERECGREVGSTRVMAAIESAIGVINAVAIARSSPRLIGIALAAFDYVMDMQTERGDGTELFYARCAVLHAARAAGIDAFDVVWSDVNDEAGFLREVNLIRKMGFNGKSLINPRQIDLLHNAYAPTQQEVDHAKLVIEAAEEGERNGLGVVSLNGKMVDAPIIDHAQRVLERAAASGVRR, encoded by the coding sequence ATGAATAAACTCCGTCGCAGTATGCTGTTTTTACCCGGCGCGAACGCCGCGATGCTCTCTACCGCGTTTATCTATCGCCCTGACTCCATCATGTTTGATCTCGAAGACGCCGTGGCTCTACGCGAAAAAGACACCGCGCGCCTGCTGGTCTTCCACGCGTTACAGCATCCGATGTATCAGGATATTGAAACCGTGGTGCGCATTAATCCGCTGAGCACGCCGTTTGGCCTGCAGGATCTCGAAGCGGCGGTTCGCGCGGGCGTGGACGTTATCCGCCTGCCAAAAACCGACACCCCGGAAGATATCTTCGAGCTGGAAGGGCATCTGGAGCGCATCGAGCGCGAGTGTGGCCGCGAAGTGGGTTCCACACGCGTGATGGCCGCGATTGAATCAGCAATTGGCGTGATTAACGCCGTGGCGATTGCTCGTAGCTCGCCGCGCCTGATCGGCATCGCCCTGGCGGCGTTTGACTATGTGATGGACATGCAAACCGAACGCGGCGACGGCACAGAGCTGTTCTATGCCCGCTGCGCGGTACTGCACGCGGCGCGCGCCGCCGGGATCGACGCCTTCGACGTGGTGTGGTCAGACGTTAACGACGAAGCCGGGTTCCTGCGCGAAGTTAACCTGATCCGTAAGATGGGCTTCAACGGCAAATCTTTGATCAACCCGCGCCAGATCGACTTGCTGCACAACGCCTACGCGCCGACTCAGCAGGAAGTGGATCACGCGAAATTAGTGATCGAAGCGGCAGAAGAGGGCGAGCGCAACGGCCTGGGCGTGGTTTCGCTTAACGGCAAAATGGTCGATGCGCCGATTATTGACCACGCGCAGAGGGTGCTGGAACGCGCGGCTGCCTCTGGCGTGCGTCGCTAA
- a CDS encoding (Citrate (pro-3S)-lyase) ligase, producing the protein MHSQLPIDFRQTIVAQHPERLSQIRYLLADSGLGLDNDITLFVEAWSGPQLVGCAGLAANVIKCVAVDEKLRGANLSARLLAEVENAALARGHFHLFLCTRPCNKERFARSGFWPIAQSGNNAVLLENTPQGIERYCRSLQRSRKCGEKIGAIVMNANPFTLGHRHLVEQAATQCDWLHLFVVREDASFFPFSDRLEMVRAGVAHFPNVSVHEGSQYIISRATFPSYFLKETGKVQQAWSEIDVLIFRDFIAPTLGITHRFIGSEPFCDITRQYNQTLHQLLAAEIDVVEMPRIKATGNAISASEVRRLLKTQQFSRIREIVPESTFVHLEAHYSASAEVA; encoded by the coding sequence ATGCACTCGCAACTCCCTATCGACTTTCGTCAGACGATTGTCGCGCAACACCCGGAACGCTTAAGCCAGATTCGCTATTTGCTGGCGGACAGTGGCCTGGGGCTGGACAACGACATTACGCTGTTTGTGGAGGCCTGGTCCGGCCCGCAGTTAGTGGGATGCGCGGGGCTGGCTGCCAATGTCATCAAGTGTGTGGCGGTTGATGAAAAGCTGAGGGGCGCAAATCTCAGCGCCCGTCTGCTGGCCGAAGTGGAAAATGCCGCACTGGCGCGCGGCCATTTTCACCTCTTTCTCTGCACCCGCCCGTGTAACAAAGAGCGCTTCGCCCGCAGCGGTTTCTGGCCGATTGCCCAGAGCGGCAACAACGCGGTGCTGCTGGAGAATACCCCGCAGGGTATCGAGCGTTACTGTCGCTCGCTGCAGCGCAGCCGCAAGTGTGGGGAAAAAATTGGCGCGATTGTAATGAACGCCAATCCGTTCACCCTCGGGCATCGACATCTGGTGGAGCAGGCGGCGACGCAGTGCGACTGGCTGCATCTGTTCGTGGTGCGCGAGGACGCGTCGTTCTTCCCGTTTAGCGACCGTCTGGAAATGGTCCGTGCGGGCGTGGCGCATTTTCCGAATGTCTCGGTGCACGAAGGGTCGCAGTACATCATCTCACGCGCCACTTTTCCGTCCTATTTCCTCAAAGAGACCGGCAAAGTTCAGCAGGCGTGGAGCGAGATCGACGTGCTGATTTTCCGCGACTTTATTGCCCCAACGCTTGGGATCACCCATCGCTTTATCGGCTCGGAACCGTTTTGCGACATCACCCGCCAGTACAACCAGACGCTGCATCAGCTCCTTGCAGCGGAAATCGACGTGGTGGAAATGCCGCGCATCAAGGCGACAGGAAACGCTATTTCGGCGTCAGAAGTGCGCCGTTTACTCAAGACACAGCAGTTTTCCCGCATTCGGGAAATTGTCCCGGAGTCCACTTTCGTGCATCTCGAAGCGCACTACAGCGCGAGCGCGGAAGTCGCATAA
- a CDS encoding Fumarylacetoacetate hydrolase family protein yields MKLASFLYQGKRSYGIVQADGVVDLGRRLGDRYSDLKALLQGNGLADATRYVNDVVDIPMSAITFLPVIEQPEKILCVGMNYADKRKEFDQHNPAPTLFVRFADSQTGHNSPVLKPRHSCEFDYEGELAVIIGKGGENIRREDALSHVGGYSCYMDGSARDWQHTWFTAGKNWRQTGAFGPWMATADEIPDPHSLAIRTWLNGRMVQEDNTSSMIHKVAELIEYISTFTRLSPGDVIITGSPGGVGKKRNPPLFMKEGDRIEVEIENIGHLSNVIMEAPAQTLAAAH; encoded by the coding sequence ATGAAACTCGCAAGTTTTCTGTATCAGGGTAAACGCAGCTACGGCATCGTGCAGGCCGATGGCGTCGTGGATTTAGGTCGCCGTCTGGGCGATCGCTACAGCGACCTCAAAGCGCTGTTGCAGGGTAACGGCCTGGCGGATGCCACACGTTATGTCAACGACGTCGTGGATATTCCAATGAGTGCAATCACCTTTTTACCGGTGATTGAGCAGCCGGAAAAAATCCTCTGCGTTGGTATGAATTACGCTGACAAACGCAAAGAATTTGACCAGCACAATCCGGCCCCGACGCTGTTCGTTCGCTTTGCGGATTCCCAGACCGGGCACAACTCACCGGTGCTCAAACCGCGCCACTCCTGCGAATTTGACTACGAAGGCGAGCTGGCGGTGATCATCGGTAAAGGGGGCGAGAACATCCGCCGTGAAGATGCCCTGAGCCACGTCGGCGGATACAGCTGCTACATGGACGGTTCCGCCCGCGACTGGCAGCACACCTGGTTCACCGCCGGGAAAAACTGGCGGCAGACCGGGGCATTTGGCCCGTGGATGGCGACCGCCGATGAAATCCCTGATCCGCACAGCCTCGCGATCCGCACTTGGCTTAATGGACGTATGGTGCAGGAAGACAACACCAGCAGCATGATCCACAAAGTTGCGGAACTGATCGAGTACATCAGCACCTTTACCCGCCTCAGCCCAGGCGACGTGATCATCACCGGATCGCCGGGCGGCGTGGGTAAAAAACGCAACCCGCCGCTGTTTATGAAAGAGGGCGATCGCATTGAGGTGGAGATCGAAAACATCGGTCATCTGAGCAATGTGATTATGGAAGCACCCGCGCAAACCCTGGCGGCAGCGCACTGA